A region of Streptomyces paludis DNA encodes the following proteins:
- a CDS encoding ATP-grasp domain-containing protein, with amino-acid sequence MSTRILVLGGRRTVQQLQEETDYDVVFAEENMTLEQVMLADYPLDVDFGDWASVVGQVAGVHAQQPIHAVVTGVERLVPLAGRLRKELALAHGITEQSARDCIDKAATHRLLEGAGVPVPRTRVVSGAQEGGEAAEELGLPVVVKPRDASSAAGLAYCATRAEAEEAVAGILAGGRESALLEEYVQGPEFGVFAARTAGVTRVLWVVEGEVGPPPTFVKVGGHFPARLGKEDREELDRLVDRALAAVGLDDWVAALQFTLTADGWRAGEINPRVPGGQAVEMIRSTTGWEPSLVATEAALGRYGEPRPADAICGLYRSIVFEAAGRIDYDASAVGSFQGLESPHPPFVEFDVAPGESVLPVAHPRGGAFGRIVLAGESPEQLARDLERVTAQLALRLLDEQVAEASVDRAHTSCC; translated from the coding sequence TTGTCCACGCGCATTCTCGTGCTCGGCGGACGGCGTACCGTCCAGCAGCTCCAGGAGGAGACCGACTACGACGTCGTCTTCGCCGAGGAGAACATGACGCTTGAACAGGTCATGCTCGCCGACTACCCCCTGGATGTCGACTTCGGCGACTGGGCCTCGGTCGTCGGCCAGGTGGCCGGGGTCCATGCCCAGCAGCCCATCCACGCCGTCGTCACCGGCGTCGAGCGGCTCGTCCCCCTGGCCGGCCGGCTGCGGAAGGAACTGGCGCTCGCCCACGGCATCACCGAGCAGTCCGCCCGGGACTGCATCGACAAGGCGGCCACCCACCGGCTGCTCGAAGGCGCCGGGGTCCCGGTGCCGCGCACCCGGGTCGTGAGCGGCGCCCAGGAAGGCGGCGAGGCTGCCGAGGAGCTGGGCCTGCCCGTCGTGGTCAAGCCGCGCGACGCGTCGAGCGCCGCCGGGCTCGCGTACTGCGCCACTCGCGCCGAGGCCGAGGAGGCCGTTGCCGGCATCCTGGCGGGCGGCCGGGAGAGCGCCCTGCTGGAGGAGTACGTCCAGGGGCCGGAGTTCGGCGTCTTCGCCGCCCGTACCGCCGGGGTCACCCGGGTCCTCTGGGTCGTTGAGGGCGAGGTGGGGCCGCCGCCGACCTTCGTCAAGGTGGGTGGCCACTTCCCGGCCAGGCTCGGGAAGGAGGACCGGGAGGAGCTGGACCGACTGGTGGACCGGGCTCTGGCCGCCGTCGGCCTGGACGACTGGGTCGCGGCGCTGCAGTTCACTCTCACCGCCGACGGCTGGCGGGCAGGCGAGATCAACCCCCGTGTCCCCGGGGGTCAGGCCGTCGAGATGATCAGGTCCACCACGGGCTGGGAACCCAGTCTCGTAGCCACCGAAGCCGCTCTCGGCCGGTACGGGGAGCCCAGGCCCGCCGATGCCATCTGCGGCCTGTACCGCAGCATCGTCTTCGAGGCCGCGGGACGGATCGACTACGACGCCTCGGCCGTCGGCTCGTTCCAGGGGCTGGAATCCCCCCACCCGCCCTTCGTCGAGTTCGACGTCGCACCGGGCGAGTCCGTGCTGCCGGTCGCCCACCCGCGCGGCGGCGCCTTCGGTCGGATCGTGCTGGCCGGCGAGAGCCCCGAGCAACTGGCGAGGGACCTGGAGCGGGTCACGGCCCAGCTGGCTCTCCGGCTGCTGGACGAGCAGGTCGCCGAAGCCTCCGTCGACCGTGCACACACCAGCTGCTGCTGA
- a CDS encoding GNAT family N-acetyltransferase: protein MTLTDPVGHLTAEHRIETLSTIHDVDAEVWNRLVGLASGSVFHSWQWLAAFEDAPPGAFEPRHLAAYRGNELVGICPAYLVHDCPRLSYLLEVGEFAPTGPVLLAHSLAALDGGPLAVPGHDRAVDALLGALGEAARSAGARVWGVANAPADRLSGRLMRQGYATAHITTSYRCATDVPSVKEYWAFAEGHRRRKLARERRIAGRDHTVLDGSADTDTLVRLVHSLLQDRNTPTEVLPEPFLRAMRTRLAPFERSITAADRAGETIGAFAGWQFGPVWSMWLAGLDTARLPSFVPYRAMAGRLVESAVTTDVATIDLGRSNGMEKRKLGAHPVPLHLALKVLDRGEQAALHASCLRLEQRCQGPEEQLDMTRRCC from the coding sequence ATGACCCTCACCGACCCGGTTGGCCACCTGACCGCAGAGCACCGGATCGAGACCCTGTCCACGATCCACGACGTCGACGCCGAGGTGTGGAACCGGCTCGTCGGCCTGGCCTCCGGAAGTGTCTTCCACAGCTGGCAGTGGCTTGCTGCCTTCGAGGACGCCCCGCCCGGAGCGTTCGAACCCCGCCACCTTGCCGCCTACCGAGGCAACGAACTCGTCGGGATCTGCCCCGCCTACCTGGTGCACGACTGCCCCCGCCTCTCGTACCTCCTGGAGGTGGGCGAATTCGCGCCCACCGGCCCCGTGCTGCTGGCGCACAGCCTCGCCGCACTGGACGGCGGCCCGCTGGCCGTGCCGGGCCACGACCGCGCCGTGGACGCTCTGCTCGGAGCGCTCGGGGAGGCCGCACGTTCGGCCGGAGCCCGCGTCTGGGGTGTGGCCAACGCCCCGGCGGACCGGCTCAGCGGACGGCTGATGCGGCAGGGATACGCCACGGCACACATCACCACCTCGTACCGTTGTGCCACCGATGTGCCGTCGGTCAAGGAGTACTGGGCGTTCGCCGAGGGGCACCGTCGTCGGAAGCTCGCCCGGGAGCGGCGCATCGCGGGGCGTGACCACACGGTGCTCGACGGGTCGGCCGACACGGACACCCTGGTCCGCCTAGTCCACTCCCTCCTCCAGGACCGGAACACCCCCACCGAGGTGCTGCCTGAGCCGTTCCTTCGGGCGATGCGGACCAGGCTGGCGCCCTTCGAACGCTCCATCACCGCCGCCGACCGCGCCGGGGAGACCATCGGTGCCTTCGCCGGCTGGCAGTTCGGCCCGGTCTGGTCAATGTGGCTGGCGGGCCTGGACACCGCGCGGCTGCCGTCCTTCGTCCCCTACCGTGCGATGGCCGGCCGCCTCGTCGAGAGCGCGGTCACTACGGACGTCGCCACCATCGACCTCGGCCGCTCCAACGGCATGGAGAAGCGCAAGCTCGGCGCCCACCCCGTCCCGCTCCACCTGGCGTTGAAAGTCCTCGACCGAGGGGAGCAGGCCGCGCTGCACGCGTCCTGCCTCCGGTTGGAACAGCGCTGCCAGGGCCCCGAGGAACAGCTCGACATGACCAGGCGGTGCTGCTGA
- a CDS encoding ATP-grasp domain-containing protein: MPEPSTPATGSVVMLGGRSEREFGVVRELGHRVVLLDERIPWHCMPWVDAHVDIGLDDWDAVADAIREELGGERPAAVLTHTEPRLPLMAYLGRLLTPHSAGPDEEAVANCRDKLRTRTVLEAAGLPVPRFALATTEHEAVAMASRIGYPVVVKPRDGAGAFGVRCCTGEAEVREAFGALGGFVPDGLPGALIEEYVDGPEFAVQTLTRGGTTEVLSVFRQRTTPPPVFVELGYEYPCGLDAARREDLDGLLRNTLDALGLRDWISHTQVRLGAEGFRVIEVNARRPGGRLVEMTTAVSGVDMVEAVTRQVLCLEQPPPGPTVPFARYTSIVFDEPGTLLYDAFVPDGEGPGSPVVELEVAPGETVRSKEDPQGGVYGRIVVYGESTDELDRAEQQVRRALDLQVVFGDGLEPAATDSREFKSCC, from the coding sequence GTGCCTGAACCATCCACCCCCGCGACCGGCTCCGTCGTGATGCTCGGTGGCCGCAGCGAGCGCGAGTTCGGCGTCGTCAGGGAACTCGGACACCGGGTCGTCCTCCTGGACGAACGGATTCCGTGGCACTGCATGCCCTGGGTCGACGCCCACGTGGACATCGGCCTCGACGACTGGGACGCGGTGGCGGACGCGATCCGCGAGGAACTCGGCGGCGAGCGGCCCGCCGCGGTGCTCACCCACACCGAACCGCGTCTGCCGCTGATGGCGTACCTCGGCCGGTTGCTGACCCCGCACTCGGCCGGGCCCGACGAGGAGGCGGTGGCGAACTGCCGGGACAAGCTCCGTACGCGCACGGTGCTCGAAGCCGCCGGCCTGCCCGTACCGCGCTTCGCGCTTGCCACCACCGAGCACGAGGCCGTGGCGATGGCCTCCCGCATCGGCTACCCGGTCGTGGTCAAACCCCGTGACGGGGCCGGTGCGTTCGGCGTCCGGTGCTGCACCGGCGAGGCGGAGGTGCGGGAAGCCTTCGGCGCGCTGGGCGGGTTTGTCCCCGACGGGCTGCCGGGGGCGCTGATCGAGGAGTACGTCGACGGCCCCGAGTTCGCCGTCCAGACCCTCACCCGAGGCGGAACGACCGAGGTCCTCAGCGTCTTCCGGCAGCGGACGACCCCGCCGCCCGTCTTCGTGGAGCTGGGGTACGAGTATCCGTGCGGGCTGGACGCGGCCCGTCGCGAGGATCTCGACGGACTCCTGCGGAATACGCTCGACGCGCTCGGTCTGCGGGACTGGATCAGCCACACGCAGGTACGGCTCGGCGCCGAAGGGTTCCGCGTCATCGAGGTGAACGCCCGCAGACCCGGCGGACGCCTGGTGGAGATGACCACAGCCGTCAGCGGTGTCGACATGGTGGAGGCGGTCACCCGCCAGGTGCTGTGCCTGGAACAGCCACCGCCCGGCCCAACGGTACCCTTCGCCCGCTACACGAGCATCGTCTTCGACGAGCCGGGGACGCTCCTCTACGACGCTTTCGTTCCGGACGGCGAGGGGCCCGGCAGCCCCGTCGTCGAGCTGGAGGTCGCCCCGGGCGAGACCGTACGGTCCAAGGAGGACCCGCAGGGCGGGGTCTACGGCCGCATCGTCGTGTACGGGGAGAGCACCGACGAACTCGACCGGGCCGAGCAGCAGGTCCGGCGGGCCCTGGACCTCCAGGTGGTGTTCGGCGACGGCCTCGAACCGGCCGCGACGGACAGCCGTGAGTTCAAGTCGTGCTGCTGA
- a CDS encoding ABC transporter ATP-binding protein, translating to MTVTSHESPLEGREARKALVKAARRFLPYLRPHWFWLSVATLMAILNSIATIAVMYTVMAGIGQIVIGDMSAVQSTAINLVVLTVAENIIRIIYNSAMIRTNEDLSVTIRNDLVVRLHNVQLSRHVSQASGEWVTRVLFEANRFRGFLTKSLMEVANSVIWFLAFAIFLLALSPLVALPTLVTIPLMVWIAVVWTRKLRPDTRKQREGWDRMVGYLDQRVDGLADIRAFGQEDAVLTDLRARSEEYSTVHNRLSRKRLWLTSHLGFSVFLALGLLIFFGGLQIINGHQLGSGFFFDMAAGMMPMTWMLMGTDTMMASMGMASGTALAAGTLAAFALFVKRMLNPVRDLAHLLGQSSDIATSARRILDVLDLEEERSGTGTLPPVEGAVAFDDVTFAYDGGPDVLHGITLKAEPGQHIGIVGTSGAGKSTLMQLLVRLYTPTGGTVTIDGHDLTDISSASVRSQVLLVTQEAQLFDGTVTENILFGRPDATDEEVVEAAKSLGAHEAIMGLRNGYGTRVGERGSRLSVGERQLIALARAMLADPRVIVLDEAVSSVDPERQRLVLSAIRRLLDCRTAVVVAHWLPLVEDLDQVFVIEDGRIVESGRPVELFTAGGRLTELCDAQEGRTPRNTPGKDNAHV from the coding sequence ATGACCGTCACCTCGCACGAGTCACCTCTGGAGGGCCGGGAAGCGCGGAAGGCACTGGTGAAGGCGGCCCGCAGATTCCTGCCCTACCTGCGGCCCCACTGGTTCTGGCTCAGCGTCGCCACGCTGATGGCCATTCTGAATTCCATCGCCACCATCGCCGTCATGTACACGGTGATGGCGGGCATCGGTCAGATCGTCATCGGCGACATGAGTGCCGTGCAGTCCACGGCGATCAACCTCGTCGTGCTGACCGTCGCCGAGAACATCATCCGCATCATCTACAACTCGGCGATGATCCGGACCAACGAGGACCTCTCCGTCACTATCCGCAACGACCTGGTCGTCCGCCTGCACAACGTGCAGCTCTCGCGCCACGTCTCCCAGGCCAGCGGCGAGTGGGTCACCCGGGTGCTCTTCGAGGCGAACCGGTTCCGCGGATTTCTCACCAAGTCCCTGATGGAGGTGGCCAACAGCGTCATCTGGTTCCTCGCGTTCGCCATCTTTCTCCTCGCGCTCAGCCCCCTCGTGGCGCTGCCCACGCTGGTCACCATCCCGCTGATGGTCTGGATCGCGGTGGTGTGGACCAGAAAGCTGCGGCCGGACACCCGGAAACAGCGCGAGGGCTGGGACCGGATGGTCGGCTACCTCGACCAGCGCGTCGACGGGCTCGCGGACATCCGCGCCTTCGGCCAGGAGGACGCCGTACTCACCGATCTGCGTGCCCGCTCCGAGGAATACAGCACGGTCCACAACCGCCTCTCGCGCAAACGGCTCTGGCTCACCTCCCACCTGGGGTTCAGCGTCTTCCTTGCCCTCGGCCTGCTGATCTTCTTCGGCGGCCTTCAGATCATCAACGGCCATCAGCTCGGCTCGGGCTTCTTCTTCGACATGGCAGCGGGGATGATGCCGATGACCTGGATGCTCATGGGCACCGACACGATGATGGCGTCCATGGGCATGGCGTCCGGAACGGCCCTGGCCGCCGGCACCCTCGCCGCCTTCGCCCTCTTCGTCAAACGCATGCTCAACCCGGTCAGGGACCTGGCCCACCTGCTCGGGCAGTCGTCCGACATCGCCACCTCGGCACGCCGCATCCTGGACGTGCTCGACCTGGAGGAGGAGCGGAGCGGTACGGGCACCCTGCCGCCCGTCGAAGGAGCCGTGGCCTTCGACGACGTCACCTTCGCGTACGACGGTGGCCCCGATGTCCTCCATGGCATCACGCTGAAGGCGGAGCCCGGACAGCACATCGGCATCGTCGGAACCAGCGGCGCGGGTAAGAGCACCCTGATGCAGCTGCTGGTGCGGCTCTACACGCCGACCGGCGGGACGGTCACCATCGACGGGCACGACCTGACGGATATCAGCAGCGCCTCGGTCCGCTCCCAGGTTCTCCTCGTTACCCAGGAGGCACAGCTCTTCGACGGCACGGTCACCGAGAACATCCTCTTCGGCCGGCCCGATGCCACGGACGAGGAAGTCGTCGAAGCGGCGAAGAGCCTCGGCGCACATGAGGCCATCATGGGCCTGCGCAACGGGTACGGGACCAGGGTTGGCGAGCGCGGCTCCCGGCTCTCCGTCGGTGAACGCCAGCTGATCGCCCTGGCCCGGGCGATGCTCGCCGACCCCCGCGTCATAGTCCTAGACGAAGCCGTCTCCAGCGTCGACCCGGAACGGCAGCGACTCGTCCTCTCCGCCATCCGCCGCCTGCTGGATTGCCGTACGGCCGTCGTCGTCGCCCACTGGCTTCCGCTGGTGGAGGACCTGGACCAGGTCTTCGTGATCGAGGACGGACGGATCGTCGAATCGGGCCGCCCCGTCGAACTCTTCACCGCCGGCGGGCGGCTCACCGAACTGTGCGACGCCCAGGAGGGCCGCACCCCCAGGAACACCCCAGGAAAGGACAACGCCCATGTCTGA
- a CDS encoding carboxymuconolactone decarboxylase family protein: MANTPQQSVSTQLIQLAPSVGEQHAAFSKSYQDFFGAVFDHDALEPKTRAAVALCAALMQDREETVRSFLAAAKKLGLKNEEIGQIAGIVEAMKLDELQRPAVQAVAAAAKKANTCC, translated from the coding sequence ATGGCGAACACGCCCCAGCAGTCCGTGTCCACCCAGCTCATCCAGCTCGCCCCGAGCGTCGGTGAGCAGCACGCGGCCTTCTCCAAGAGCTACCAGGACTTCTTCGGCGCGGTCTTCGACCACGACGCCCTCGAACCGAAGACCCGGGCCGCCGTCGCTCTCTGCGCCGCCCTCATGCAGGACCGTGAGGAGACGGTCCGCTCCTTCCTCGCCGCCGCCAAGAAGCTCGGCCTCAAGAACGAAGAGATAGGCCAGATCGCCGGGATTGTCGAGGCGATGAAGCTCGACGAACTCCAGCGCCCCGCCGTGCAGGCGGTCGCGGCGGCCGCTAAGAAGGCCAACACCTGCTGCTGA
- a CDS encoding M28 family metallopeptidase, giving the protein MTETAYGQGPAPAPGPADPFDIRRALATLRALCVPEMEGRAPGSAGHDRATRFLVSELTGAGLSPVLEHFAIRGVLRLTAPPYCGVEGPELARDLVHRAEFAEHPRSAPMPAPVSAPASEDALPGCWAVVRGSSQGTAFAELAASFAARGVVGILVAQHADASGYLTKRVQGPTPVRLPVVAFLPELLDAVTGGTVTAHVPLERVPAVGANIVATLPGRAPDARPILLTAHYDGVGSDPGRHFPCAGDNASGTAVLCETARVLSRAEPLDRPVTFALLDGEEMGTLGSGHHARQLRERKLRPDVLNIDMAGKFNGKVAVELGPADPMPGDLIAALDASGRRLGIPLYAAPVASDNRRYAAAGFPSAGVGLGAAHYHSPLDSPERIEADALHKAGQLTLATVRHLAAPG; this is encoded by the coding sequence ATGACCGAGACGGCATACGGCCAAGGGCCCGCCCCGGCACCCGGGCCGGCGGACCCCTTCGACATCCGGCGCGCTCTCGCCACGCTGCGCGCTCTGTGCGTCCCGGAGATGGAGGGGCGCGCGCCGGGCAGCGCCGGCCACGACCGTGCGACACGCTTTCTGGTCTCGGAGCTGACGGGGGCCGGTCTCTCACCCGTCCTGGAGCACTTCGCCATCCGCGGGGTCCTGCGGCTGACGGCACCGCCGTACTGCGGGGTGGAGGGGCCGGAGCTTGCTAGGGATCTTGTCCACCGCGCCGAGTTCGCCGAGCACCCCCGCTCCGCCCCGATGCCGGCACCGGTCTCGGCGCCCGCTTCGGAGGACGCCCTACCCGGCTGTTGGGCCGTGGTGCGTGGCTCCTCCCAGGGCACCGCCTTCGCGGAACTGGCCGCATCGTTCGCGGCACGCGGTGTGGTGGGGATCCTCGTGGCCCAGCACGCCGACGCGTCCGGCTATCTGACCAAGCGGGTTCAGGGGCCAACGCCCGTACGGCTGCCGGTCGTCGCCTTCCTGCCGGAGCTGCTCGACGCAGTGACCGGCGGGACCGTCACCGCCCACGTCCCGCTGGAGCGGGTGCCCGCCGTTGGCGCCAACATCGTCGCCACGCTTCCCGGCCGTGCTCCAGACGCCCGCCCGATCCTTCTGACTGCGCACTACGACGGGGTCGGGTCCGATCCCGGACGGCACTTCCCGTGCGCCGGGGACAACGCCAGCGGCACCGCCGTGCTCTGCGAGACGGCCCGCGTCCTGAGCCGGGCCGAACCACTGGACCGCCCCGTCACCTTCGCCCTCTTGGACGGCGAGGAAATGGGCACCCTTGGGTCGGGGCATCACGCCCGGCAACTGCGTGAGCGGAAGCTGCGGCCGGACGTGCTCAACATCGACATGGCCGGCAAGTTCAATGGCAAGGTCGCCGTCGAACTCGGCCCGGCCGATCCCATGCCCGGGGATCTCATCGCGGCTCTCGACGCGTCCGGCCGCCGGCTGGGCATCCCCCTCTACGCCGCACCCGTGGCATCCGACAACCGGCGCTACGCGGCCGCTGGCTTCCCCTCGGCCGGTGTCGGGCTGGGAGCGGCGCATTACCACTCACCCCTCGACAGCCCGGAACGGATCGAGGCCGACGCCCTGCACAAGGCCGGACAGCTCACGCTCGCCACGGTCCGTCATCTCGCCGCCCCCGGCTGA
- a CDS encoding CTP synthase C-terminal region-related (seleno)protein: MTTRPRLALVGDRSDRVPSHTKFDELVPHFGVEADWLPSATVTDAIGEYDGIWVVPGSPYVSQAGALLAIRTARTEGIPYLGTCGGFQHALIEYSRNVLGIEDAEDVQYDAEAATPLIVPLACSLVGETAPLHFAAGSRLASVYPGRESAVETYHCKYGLNPVYEDALRSGPLRISGWDAEKAPRAVELPDHPFFIGSLFQPELSSTPTDIHPLIRAFLAAVGVRAGVRERGPVAVEE, encoded by the coding sequence ATGACCACCCGGCCGAGACTCGCCCTCGTCGGCGACCGCAGCGACCGCGTACCCTCCCACACCAAGTTCGACGAACTGGTTCCGCACTTCGGTGTGGAGGCCGACTGGCTGCCCAGCGCCACGGTGACCGACGCCATCGGGGAGTACGACGGAATCTGGGTGGTGCCAGGCTCCCCCTATGTGAGCCAGGCCGGCGCCCTGCTGGCCATCCGCACGGCCCGTACGGAAGGCATCCCCTATCTGGGCACGTGCGGCGGTTTCCAGCACGCGCTCATCGAGTACAGCCGTAACGTCCTGGGCATCGAGGACGCGGAGGACGTGCAGTACGACGCGGAGGCCGCCACCCCGCTCATCGTCCCCTTGGCCTGCTCCCTCGTGGGGGAGACCGCGCCCCTCCACTTCGCCGCCGGCAGCCGGCTGGCCTCCGTCTATCCGGGGCGCGAGTCGGCGGTGGAGACCTACCACTGCAAGTACGGCCTCAACCCGGTCTACGAGGACGCGTTGCGGTCCGGTCCGCTCCGGATCAGCGGCTGGGATGCGGAGAAGGCGCCGAGGGCCGTCGAACTGCCCGACCACCCCTTCTTCATCGGCAGCCTCTTCCAGCCCGAGCTGTCGTCCACGCCGACCGACATCCACCCGCTCATCAGGGCATTCCTGGCGGCCGTTGGCGTGCGCGCCGGAGTGCGGGAGCGCGGTCCGGTGGCAGTGGAGGAGTGA
- a CDS encoding ATP-grasp domain-containing protein: MNPDTRPSVACLSGRRVVDVLGSIGAHTVLLDDPTPLELAARADVPLDLDLGDWGAVESALRAQHADRPLEGVFTVYDAHLPLASFAAARIGVRGLGLPAALACHDKARLRMMLAADGLRTPVSLPVADPADARAAARRLGLPVVVRRTVGRGRLRCRDLDEVKRASERLGPAALLVERFTGGPEYAVQSLTVDGVTEVVSVLAQHTGPGPAQVETGYDYPSGLNPAREAELKEFCVRALAVLGFDHGVSHSQVRLTDDGPELVDVAARPPGGQLCAAVERVSGIDLTRAAAEIALGRPVTRRPPTASHVLYRCVDFDGPGRIGYDPRRLAAPGVWLDVEPGDHVRAVDDLEGGTYGRIVVYGDNPAELDSTYHSLYESLRLRVEPDTQ; this comes from the coding sequence ATGAACCCTGACACCCGGCCCAGCGTGGCCTGCCTCTCGGGACGCCGTGTCGTGGACGTCCTGGGCTCCATTGGCGCCCACACGGTGCTGCTCGACGACCCCACGCCGCTGGAGCTGGCCGCCCGGGCCGACGTGCCCCTCGACCTCGACCTCGGGGACTGGGGAGCGGTGGAGAGCGCCCTGCGTGCCCAGCATGCCGACCGGCCGCTCGAAGGGGTCTTCACCGTCTACGACGCGCATCTGCCGCTGGCCTCCTTCGCGGCCGCCCGGATCGGGGTACGCGGTCTCGGTCTCCCGGCGGCCCTGGCCTGCCACGACAAGGCGCGCCTGAGGATGATGCTGGCCGCCGACGGCTTACGGACACCCGTGTCGCTGCCGGTCGCCGATCCGGCCGATGCCCGTGCCGCGGCCCGTCGGCTCGGCCTGCCCGTCGTGGTCCGGAGGACGGTCGGCCGGGGCCGGCTCCGCTGCCGCGATCTGGACGAGGTCAAGCGGGCATCGGAACGTCTTGGTCCTGCCGCGCTCCTGGTCGAGAGGTTCACCGGCGGGCCCGAGTACGCCGTGCAGAGCCTCACCGTCGACGGGGTCACCGAGGTCGTGAGCGTGCTGGCTCAACACACCGGCCCGGGCCCGGCGCAGGTCGAGACCGGCTACGACTATCCCAGCGGCCTCAACCCGGCCCGGGAGGCGGAGCTGAAGGAGTTCTGCGTACGGGCCCTGGCCGTACTCGGCTTCGATCACGGCGTCTCCCACAGCCAGGTGAGGCTGACGGACGACGGGCCCGAACTCGTCGACGTGGCCGCCCGGCCGCCCGGCGGGCAGCTCTGCGCCGCCGTCGAGCGGGTGAGCGGGATCGATCTCACGCGCGCTGCCGCGGAGATCGCACTCGGGCGCCCGGTGACCCGCAGGCCGCCCACCGCGAGCCATGTGCTGTACCGGTGCGTCGACTTCGACGGACCGGGCCGGATCGGCTACGACCCCCGGAGGCTAGCCGCCCCCGGCGTCTGGCTCGACGTCGAACCCGGCGACCACGTCCGCGCCGTCGACGACCTCGAAGGCGGTACCTACGGCCGCATCGTGGTGTATGGCGACAACCCGGCGGAGCTGGACTCCACGTACCACTCCCTCTACGAATCGCTCCGACTTCGCGTCGAGCCAGACACCCAGTAG
- a CDS encoding ABC transporter ATP-binding protein: protein MNDSLRALRFIYGYPLRYRREMTIATVVMFLGLLSNIAVPLLTRYAIDVGVLGGATETLLYTSFGVLLAGAVTTALLHLGKRIRFSVASRAVNDLREDLFRKLIHLGPADIAEASGGRALTRLVSDAVSVRGLTNGGLLELLNQILVTLAMLITAIIIDARTTLLAVIPMVFVIIGNFTVQLRLQKAFAELKGQFTKLLSGVGESLANISVVKSYGRESDASSRLDKVNQAHARRDGQMKRTYSRWEATLNVIGGLPTPIALWAGGQGVLNGTSTVGDLVAVVALVMMFQMSIHMLAMHTNGAFRSVVTAQRLLRIMDAPSVLTAHDGRTGIPSIGTVEARGVTVDLAGRRVLDGVDLHIEPGAVVALTGPTGSGKSTFLHVLARLRDPDGGSVTYDGVDAREYAPESLRQHIVCLPQRQWVFEGTLAENVRFARPEATDEQVAQAATAAGLSHIPLDRRFGASTLDLSAGERQRIGLARALLVNPDILLLDNPTANLDAETEAALLETVLRVRNGRTLIIASQQPAVARYADRTIGLALPETPAKALAPLAGAAAPEGGKAS from the coding sequence TTGAACGACTCGCTACGCGCGCTGCGCTTCATCTATGGCTACCCGCTGCGCTATCGCCGCGAGATGACCATCGCCACCGTGGTCATGTTCCTCGGTCTCCTCAGCAACATCGCCGTACCGCTCCTGACCCGGTACGCCATCGACGTCGGAGTCCTCGGCGGAGCGACGGAGACCCTGCTCTACACCTCCTTCGGCGTCCTGCTCGCGGGCGCCGTGACCACGGCCCTGCTCCACCTCGGCAAGCGCATCCGCTTCTCCGTGGCCAGCCGAGCCGTCAACGACCTGCGGGAGGATCTCTTCCGTAAGCTCATCCACCTCGGCCCCGCCGACATCGCGGAAGCCTCCGGCGGCCGGGCGCTCACCCGGCTGGTCTCCGACGCCGTCTCCGTACGCGGCCTCACCAACGGCGGCCTGCTGGAACTGCTCAACCAGATCCTCGTCACGCTCGCGATGTTGATCACCGCGATCATCATCGACGCCCGCACGACCTTGCTGGCCGTCATCCCCATGGTCTTCGTCATCATCGGGAACTTCACCGTCCAGCTCCGGCTGCAGAAGGCTTTCGCCGAACTCAAGGGTCAGTTCACCAAGTTGCTCAGCGGTGTGGGGGAGTCCCTCGCCAACATCAGCGTCGTGAAGTCCTACGGCCGCGAGTCGGACGCCTCCAGCCGTCTGGACAAGGTCAACCAGGCGCATGCGCGCCGCGACGGCCAGATGAAGCGCACCTACAGCCGGTGGGAGGCGACCCTCAACGTCATCGGCGGTCTGCCCACCCCAATCGCCCTTTGGGCCGGCGGACAGGGCGTGCTCAACGGCACCAGCACCGTCGGCGACCTCGTCGCGGTCGTCGCGCTGGTCATGATGTTCCAGATGAGCATCCACATGCTCGCCATGCACACCAATGGAGCGTTCCGGAGCGTCGTGACCGCGCAGCGCCTCCTGCGCATCATGGACGCCCCCTCCGTACTCACCGCCCATGACGGCCGCACTGGCATCCCGTCGATCGGGACCGTCGAAGCCCGCGGTGTCACCGTCGACCTCGCCGGCCGCCGCGTCCTCGACGGGGTCGACCTGCACATTGAGCCGGGCGCCGTCGTCGCCCTGACCGGACCGACCGGCAGCGGCAAGTCCACCTTCCTGCACGTGCTGGCCCGGCTCCGCGACCCGGACGGTGGCTCCGTCACGTACGACGGTGTCGACGCCAGGGAGTACGCTCCCGAGAGCCTGCGCCAGCACATCGTGTGCCTACCGCAGCGGCAGTGGGTCTTCGAAGGGACGCTCGCCGAGAACGTGCGCTTCGCCCGACCCGAGGCCACCGACGAGCAGGTCGCGCAGGCCGCCACGGCGGCCGGCCTCTCCCACATCCCCCTTGACCGCCGCTTCGGCGCCAGCACCCTGGACCTGTCGGCCGGGGAGCGCCAGCGCATCGGTCTGGCCAGGGCCCTCCTGGTCAACCCGGACATCCTGCTGCTGGACAACCCGACGGCGAACCTGGACGCGGAGACCGAGGCCGCCCTGCTGGAGACCGTCCTGAGGGTACGCAACGGACGCACCCTGATCATCGCCTCCCAGCAGCCCGCGGTCGCCCGCTACGCCGACCGGACCATCGGCCTCGCCCTCCCGGAAACCCCGGCGAAGGCCCTCGCACCACTCGCCGGGGCAGCCGCTCCCGAGGGAGGAAAGGCGTCATGA